Part of the Vigna unguiculata cultivar IT97K-499-35 chromosome 3, ASM411807v1, whole genome shotgun sequence genome, TAACTAGAACGAGGAGGAGGTTTGCATTTTGTAGCAGAAAATGAAAGTGTGTGAAGTGTGGAATTGGGgaagtttaatttatataagtagatagaaaaggaaaaaagggCGAAAGAAGATTCTTGGAATGTCGGAGGAAGCATCGAAGCAATTAGGATGTTATAACCGAGAAAGCGTATCGTATGATGTAAAGACTGGGACGTCAACACCTCCAAAGTCAACCGTCCAAATCCTTATTATATATGCTTCTCTCCCCGCGGCCAGAAAAAGGTACATACCAAACCCAAACCCGACGTAGGACCCAGAAACTTTCGGATCCACGCTCTGTAGATTTTGGGGCACAAACAATCCCCATACAACTTTCTCATTTACAAACCATCAATTCAACAATTCTTGCTTTTcctttcaaatatctttttcaCAACAAGCGTTCAACCaattatatcaataaatatCGGTGAGAGTTAGAAATCTCAAATTGAtcgaaaataaaatcaatttataatatatataaatggataTGATCATGAtcttataagttaattttgtaGAATTGATTTAACCTTAAAACCTATTTCTTACATAATATCagattataagttaattttgtaGAATTGATTTAACCTTAAAACCTATTTCTTACATAATATCAGATTGTGaagttgagttagatttaaaaccTACTTCATGTGAGAGTATATTTTCGCCGCTCAGTTCTCGCTTATCCCTTTCgcctatatattatatatgattgtttgAGTGATAAGTAATGTAGTAAATTTGATGTGACATATTATTGTGGTAAGATTTTGTCTTGGTGTAACAGTTTGGTCAAATTACGCGCTTCTCGGAAGGATCGAAAGGCTTCTTCATGTTCACCCAAACGGCCAAGCTGACTTGTAATAACTTATGCATAGTATCAAATGATGATACTATGAggttttgtttttcaatatcTAAACATTGTTTTCAAAGTCCAAGTGTTAGAATAGAATAGAACTACAAATTCAAGGTCACACACATTTTTTGTCAGCCACTCAATTCGCCCCAAATCTTATGCATTAAAGCACCTAACGTTTTCTTTCATCACTTTTAACAAAACCAAATCATTAATACCGCGGTTTAATTGAACAAATCATGTAATTAGTGGGAAGAATTAACCTCTTGGAagtttaaaattgtattaataaaaaatttaatatataatatcaatatatttttaatattcagatagcaaatgataaaaaaaaaaaatctaacagtTATTCTCAGTGGCGGAGCACTGTAGGTGCAGGGAGGAGTCATGGCCCCCCAaagttttaattctttttatattatatattttttaatttttttatattataaatattaaaaaatatattataattaaatcaaatattttatttcttttataaacataataattaatgttaataaataataaaatataaaattaaacataataaaaaataaagaataaaaagatttatcaagatatttttttatttttttatttattatagtttgagtttctcacaaattgttctcatattcCATTCTCACctgttttttcttgttttttaagagaaaaagatctattatttttactCTTATTTATCATGTGTCCTTTTCCTTCCATTCTCATGAAAGTAGaaaagaaggtaattctttggtctcaattgatagtgaaatattagtttaataattgatttaatgatcctcttttatattaattgtttatttcatgaatatagaaaaaaaatattatactgtgtgttttttttataactgaATTTTAGTTGTAGTTCTATTATatgtcttgagtttctcacaaattgttctcatatctCATTCTcaactgttttcttttgtttttgaagagaaaaagatctattatttttgctcttatttatCCTCTGTTCTCTTTCATACTCAAGGGAAAAAAAAGGTAATTCTTTGGTctgtgaaatattagtttaataatttatttaatgagtctgttttatattaattttttattttatgaacatagaagaaaaaatattatactgtgtgttttttttataactgaATTTTAGTTGTAGTTTCATTATatgtcttgagtttctcacaaattgttctcacctatcttcttttgtttccgaagagaaaaaaatctattatttttgctctcatcttTCAACGCttttcttccattcttgaagaaataaagtagaaggtaattctctcttgtctcacttgatagtaaaatattagtttaatcagcttcttgtatattaattttttattttatgaaaatagaaaaaaatattgtactctgtgttttttataaccggattttaagtgtggtttgattattattgaatttttttttgacaattttttatatatgtgtgatttttttttagttgttgttatactaaattatgtatttaattttattttattagtgacaataattaaatatataaatttttgatgtattattttgactcTCCAACAATTCTCGTTAAGATTCGCAACTGGTTGTTCTATTGTGAAACAGTGTCTTGACAAATTTGACGTGTAATCTTTGGTAGATCCTAACAAACATATCACTAACACATTTGTTATGTATGAATTGTTTGTACTCGGTTAAGAAGTAGGACCCCACTGGGTTGAATTAGAAGATAGATAGAAAGGAGTAGTGTCGCAAATGAAGTGATGGAAGAAAAAGGGGAAAAAGAGCATGAGTATGATGGTGCAGTTCCACATCAACAATTTCACCAATACCAAGTTTATAAGCTCCTTCCTATTTCCTTCATACAAATGTCACCTTTTCCTGTTAGCTTTTCCTAAACATAACCATCCAAACTTTTAATTCAATTCCGAAAAACAGACTATTACTCTTACACGCATAATATTACTCGGAATACATTTTGACCATtcaaaaactctttttttttatatttatatattcttttaatttcccACTactcttatatttgttttattgttggtcaacttattttcaaagtaaatatttagtcatatataatatattcaaaatttaataatataataaaagtatatatatatatatatatatatatatatatatcttttttttcttatatgtttctTCTAAAAAAGTGATAGTTTttaagttgtatttgatatatAGAATCCattttaggtaaaaaaaaattctaattgatatttttatatttgagaatgtttttttagaataaatttcaaagaattaatataaaacttttcgAAGTAATTCTTTGAATATTAAGAAATAGTTCCTCTAATTCAACAATTGTATATGTAATGTCATGTttgaaaatatgtgaagaagtaaatttatattgttttcatcttcacggatattttttcttttatcactttaaaaaaataatatattattttattattcatcgatatacctatttaaaaaaatttaaaattaaaactaatttatcaaaatctaatcgaaaattaagaaatataatttactaaaagaaaaaatatatgataatggaatcataattaaaaatggttatgaaaaatatatagtaaataattttttcttttacagccataaaaaataaatataaaaaaactcatgaaaaaaaaaatactaaatattaaattaatattttactataaaaaaataaaatagttatattttttattttaagaaaaaagagaagacgaatgagaaatgaaattagaaaaaatgaatataataacttaagataacaaaaaatataaaagataattctcaataactttttttattctttattatatatttaattttatattttattatttattaacattaacaattatattttataaaaaaaatatctaatttaatttttatcgaTATAATATATACCATATATatctttcaaaaaatttaaaaagttcgGGGCCATGGTCCTTCAACACTACTGAGATCCGCCTCTGCTATATTCGTTTCCTATGGTTGAATTTTACAGATTCATCTTGCAGATGGATGAGTTTTTACCTAAACATATTAATTATGTGGATTCTCGCAGAGTATTTAATCATTAGGTcatttgtttgtgttttatttttcttatgtgTTCATTTCTTATATCAtcgtttttttcttattttttatttaagaaaaaattattaactaataatataaatttcctataatttaataataataataataatcttgaaaatataatggcaattattttaaattcaattttttatgttctttgtaTCCGTACATCTTAAAATTAGggtgaaaaatcaatattttcctTGTTTTACATCATATGAAGGAAACTGACGTGAAAGTATGGCGAGGTTTCTCCGCAATGCTACGTTACAACGCAGTACTCTTTTCTATGTTCCTGTTTGGTCCACAGGACACCAACAATTATTTAAGTCACTGTCATTCATCCAACTTTTCTTATAAATCATACAACATTTTTGTACATCATTTCCAAGAGAATATGGTACGGTGATGAgtgttcattattttttatccaaacttagagaataaataatttattcatattatataaatcAGCATATTTATATACAAcgtaaacaacaacaaaaaaacaaaactattgcCTAAAAAGCAGGATGAAATTAAACTTACTTTAGGACAAATATTTCACTTGGAAAGTTATAACATATATTTACGActctaaacaaataaaaagggcAGAAAGCTTCCTAATTATTCAACAAAACTTACCTAAATggttttattattgtttttctttattttctatttttctaggctgaaatttaaattaagcaACCTTCTACTATCGTTTACCGAATGCGAAGTTCCTTTccgtaataaaatataacatgatGTGGGTGACAATACATTTCATAAATACGTATAACTCAATTTCTTTGAGCAAATAATATTTAGGTACACTAAAAAcagtaaaattaaaagattatttggactgtagttaaaatttaaaatgtatatttacataaaaaaacttgaggtcaattaaaataacattaaagtTTACGATATATATACTATGTAAAGTTTACAGTATATACAATGCATAATTTTGTCCAAATACTTCACTAAAACTCAACTTAAACTCTGATCtgtataatgataaaaaaaaaatgcacgaAGAAACACTAATTAACTGAAAGGCACTATGTGTATAAACTGAATTTAAACCCtgatctttatatatttatgtttacaAACACATCCATTTTGATGAGAAACATGTTTTATCACATGAATATGATACTATGACtctcatcttttaattttattttattttaacgtGACTTGGtgtaaattattgattaatatattattatcttttttcttaaaaaaatcaagcattaaatatgtttttggtccttcaagtttaagtgaattagtccatctttgaaacttgataccaatttaatcctttatcttttagaaatgtatgaatttagttcttcttaccaaattttggtaagtttatctaacgttttcaagcgcatttcataataatatttgaattgtttacacagtgtgacacatttttgctttaatgttaacttaaatattatcataaaaagcatttaaaatgtcaaataaacttaacaaaatttggtaagaatgactaaatccacacatttataaagatgaaggactaaattgatatcaAGTTTCGAGgaatgactaatttcaaaattcactcaaacttgaggaagcaaaaacatatttaacccaaaaatcaATGATACATGCTAAATCACGtcagaaaataataaatgagagtgaaaatataatttttgtttaagaaaTGTATTTTTTGTAGTATACAATGGATTCTTTTGTTTAAATACTTGAATAGCATCACTCAACAATTTAAACTCCGAGCAGTAAAAACAATACGAGAAAACAGAAATCAATTGAAGTGCATTATCTTTGGAGCGAACCTGAGCAATCTATCTAAAGCCTGAGGCATGAACTTTCTTGCAAAGAGGTAACAAACATCGGTGCTCTTCCCATTGTACTCACACGTTGTTCCATGCCTCAGCCACTTGAGAAATTCTATGGTAACGTTTCTTCTCATAAACCTTGCTGGATGGGGTCCACCCTGAGACCAATCGACCCACGTCAAAGTTCTGTCGGAGTTACTCTGCGAAAACTTGATGGTGACAAAAGTCGGCAAGTAGTGTTCATCACCGTAGCATCCATTTCTGCAATGTTTGTTGAACAGGGGGAAGTATAGTTGGTCGGAGACAATCTCGGTGGCAAGGGCACGGTCTATTTGGAACCATTGGGAGCCTTTTCTCCACTGAGAAAGCGTAAGCAGTGGTTTCATTCTGGGACTGTACCTGCCTCTCCCCACTGGACCTGGAAGATCGTAGGACTCCACGAAGGTGGTGGTTGAGTTGATGAGGTAGTTATAGACGGTTGAGAAGTTGAAGAGAGGAATGCATGATTCTGAGAGAAGAACAAAACGTTGGTTGGAGAAGTCGAGCAGAGCATTGGCTAGTAGACGCCTCTCTGCCCCTACAATGTTGAACTCGCCCCATCTTACCTCCTGCATCATCATATtcattcaataaattttttctatattcttaTTTAATGTACACGGTTTAATGAAAACATGACGAGAGATATAAAGGGTTATTCTTTCACGATTTGTAGTTTGCAATgcctcaattaaaaaatattaaaagtctAAAGTGAAATAAAGGGAGTAATACAAGTCATCAAAATTGGAAAATGGGAATtccagaaaaaaagaaaaatatttgaccAACAACTGCACTgggaatatgaaaaaaatttctcGTTCCGAAGTATGACTTGAAAATTAAATGTTCGTAAGCATAGTCTTAGCTGGTACCTCTAGTGCTGACCATGAATGACTTTTAAAATAAGGTATTACATAAAACTCATAATACTGTGTTCATCTCTAATTGgaacaaatttcaaattctaatcACTGTTCAGGTTCATGCAGACAGGCGTTACCCGAGTTAGAATTTTCAGGtccaacaaaatttaattattttttaatatttcatacaaaaataataattgcaaGTTGATTTTTGTTAATAACTTCAGTTCAAAAGTACTTATCTgccaataatatatatcaacTATGTGTAGTGAACATTAAAATTccttgaataattttaattttcttttcatatttgtagttttctttttctttttattggaGACTTCAAAAACAGAGAAACAACACATGGTAATGGTAACGAGGAGACCGTTAAATAAGGAGTTTATTGAGGCGCACCTCATGTTtgacataaaatgaaaaacggTTTTTTTGCGCTGTCTCATTAAAGTAGTGGAATACCAAAAGGTTACTGTCGTTGGAAAATATAGCACAAAATGGGAAAATATTCTTAGTTTTATGACACGCTCAATTATAATTCTTGCACTTTGAGTACGTTAACAGAAAACACAAGTCAATCGTAATTCATGAACTTGTTGTCCAaacatttcaaacaaaattttgcAGATTTGCTTATGACATGAAAAACTGGAATTTTGGATCTCctagaatgaaaagaaaatacagAACAGAACACATGAAATGTGATTCCAGAATTTCTAGTAGAATTTTTGATATTATTCTCTCttgatcattattttaaaattttaaaattattaatcatcgatatattttatatacacAACAGATAAATTATGTAGGAAAACTCATGACATAaaccaaatttcataaaaatgtaATAGAATTAATTGAAAATCGACAATGATACTATTACTCATATTTTTTGACTCacatcttttgtattttttgacgTGATATAGTATGAGTTATTAATTACTATAccagtatttttttattgttcacaCTAAATTaccttaaaaagtaaaaaataggaTTCATAGTATAATTTTTCACCGAAAATCGACTGAATTAGGACACACTGACCTTGCTTGGGATTCTGCGGCCATGAAAGACAGAATTTTGAGGCAGTGTTTCGTTGAAAGAAGGATGCGAATGGACATAGATAGAATAAAAGCCTTCATTTCCTTTGAAGAATCTCTCCCAGAGAGGACCCAAAAAGACTGGTCCTTTTGTCAGAAACATAAATGCAACCTTGGGGGCATGTTTGTAGGGAAGTTCCTTAATCCTAGGAACCATGGAAGCTCTCCACAGCAACTCCTCTTCTGTCATGTTATGCATAGCTTTGGTTGAGCCATTTGGAGTGAAGATGGTGGTGACTTTTGAATGATTGTGTGAAGTTGAGATTGAAGCAGAAAAAGGAGGAGCAGGCAAAGATTGAAGAGAGAGTTGGTGGAATTGAAAATTGAGGGAAAAGTTTTTGAGAGAGAAAGTGATGATGGTGATTCCGATGAGCAAACCAGAGGAAAATGCAAGAACATGAGAGAAGAAGTTGAAAAACTGTGATTGAGCATTCGAGAAATTTGCAGCACCGAGAGAACGTTCTTGTTGCTTAGTCTTCTTCATGATGGTGTTGATGAGAAACCAGAAAATTGGTGTTGTGTTGTACACAAACTTAAATTCTTATTCATCACTAGAGTCGTCTCTGTTCTGAATTTGACCTCAGCTGGTCAATATTCTTACACAAAAATCCTCGGccatttatatttgttttttcatttttatattttaccgttgtagttaaatattattcttttattgtgaactgaaaatgtaaaaatgaaaaaattatgaacatttgattttctttgatCTATAAGAATTTAACGTATTAAAGAGAGTTTACAACAACCAAGAAAAACTAGTCAAGAGAATGTGATTAATGCAAAACATAAtggattaattaaaaaaaaatttgttaactAGTCTCTTAAGAGTAccgattaaaataattaatatacattgaatcttataataagaatataagtaagtgtgatattaaattaaatttgacttAATTACTATtgatacaattttattatatttaaaaaataaaaatgtttccaaatattatatgtatttcatatttaatttaatgtttaccaaaaaataattaaataataaaataaatatattttagtattactaaaacttaaatataattaaacataaaaaattttaaattaatagaacaACTAGCAAAATAcagtattaaatatataaaaagtctataaaaaaacaattaaaatattaaattttgagacttcatcaaatt contains:
- the LOC114179019 gene encoding glycosyltransferase BC10-like, whose amino-acid sequence is MKKTKQQERSLGAANFSNAQSQFFNFFSHVLAFSSGLLIGITIITFSLKNFSLNFQFHQLSLQSLPAPPFSASISTSHNHSKVTTIFTPNGSTKAMHNMTEEELLWRASMVPRIKELPYKHAPKVAFMFLTKGPVFLGPLWERFFKGNEGFYSIYVHSHPSFNETLPQNSVFHGRRIPSKEVRWGEFNIVGAERRLLANALLDFSNQRFVLLSESCIPLFNFSTVYNYLINSTTTFVESYDLPGPVGRGRYSPRMKPLLTLSQWRKGSQWFQIDRALATEIVSDQLYFPLFNKHCRNGCYGDEHYLPTFVTIKFSQSNSDRTLTWVDWSQGGPHPARFMRRNVTIEFLKWLRHGTTCEYNGKSTDVCYLFARKFMPQALDRLLRFAPKIMHFN